The proteins below come from a single Hyperolius riggenbachi isolate aHypRig1 chromosome 8, aHypRig1.pri, whole genome shotgun sequence genomic window:
- the LOC137528901 gene encoding gap junction delta-2 protein-like gives MGEWTILERLLEAAVQQHSTMIGRILLTVVVIFRILIVAIVGETVYEDEQTMFMCNTLQPGCNQACYDRAFPISHIRYWVFQIILVCTPSLCFITYSVHQSAKQKDRRYSFLYPLLEKELPRENRRMKNINGILMQNQDLSSKDEPDCLEVKEIPNTPKKVAKSPKVKRQEGISRFYIIQVFFRNALEIGFLAGQYFLYGFSVPPIFECDRYPCVKEVECYVSRPTEKTVFLVFMFAVSGICVLLNLAELNHLGWRKIKTAMRGVQARRKSVGGDMRKKEPSTLAQVPTLGRTQSSESAYV, from the coding sequence GATTCTGCTGACTGTGGTAGTCATTTTTCGGATCTTAATAGTGGCTATTGTTGGGGAAACAGTCTATGAAGATGAGCAGACCATGTTCATGTGCAACACCCTTCAGCCTGGCTGTAACCAAGCCTGCTACGATCGAGCATTCCCCATTTCCCACATCCGGTACTGGGTCTTCCAGATCATCCTAGTTTGTACACCAAGCCTCTGTTTCATCACCTATTCCGTCCACCAGTCGGCCAAGCAGAAAGACCGGAGGTACTCCTTCCTCTATCCCCTCTTAGAGAAGGAATTGCCAAGAGAAAACCGAAGAATGAAAAATATCAATGGGATTTTGATGCAGAACCAGGACCTTTCATCCAAGGATGAGCCAGACTGCCTGGAGGTAAAAGAAATCCCGAATACACctaaaaaagtagcaaaaagccCCAAGGTCAAACGACAAGAAGGCATCTCTCGATTTTATATAATTCAGGTCTTCTTCAGGAATGCCTTAGAGATTGGCTTCCTGGCAGGACAGTACTTCCTTTATGGTTTCAGCGTTCCACCTATTTTTGAGTGTGACCGCTACCCTTGTGTCAAGGAAGTAGAGTGCTATGTATCTCGGCCCACCGAGAAGACAGTCTTCCTGGTTTTCATGTTTGCCGTAAGTGGCATTTGTGTCCTTCTCAACTTAGCTGAGCTCAATCACCTTGGGTGGCGGAAAATCAAGACAGCCATGAGGGGGGTGCAGGCTCGCCGGAAGTCAGTGGGTGGTGACATGCGTAAAAAGGAGCCATCTACCCTTGCTCAAGTGCCAACATTGGGAAGGACACAGTCCAGTGAGTCGGCTTATGTTTGA